Proteins from a genomic interval of Pseudophryne corroboree isolate aPseCor3 chromosome 4, aPseCor3.hap2, whole genome shotgun sequence:
- the LOC134911437 gene encoding DNA translocase FtsK-like: MGTKRRRVEAEYPPASSPPQRRISTVSSQPPQAILASPQSEEPQSPQLSEPPIMPEDTQQETDLQESYTLHLQAIDPNQPTTPQDITQPPQTSHSPQLSPTPPQPQMGPEFWSSWATQQAQHYACLNTHSLPVCPFICLDSVGTQAD; the protein is encoded by the exons ATGGGTACCAAGAGACGCCGTGTTGAGGCGGAATAtccacccgcatcctcaccaccacaacggcgcatctctacagtgtcgtcccagccaccacaagccattttggccagtccacaaagcgaggaaccacaatcccctcagctgtctg aaccacccatcatgcccgaggatacccagcaggaaactgacttgcaggaatcgtacacactacacctgcaagcgattgatccaaaccagccaaccacgccgcaggacataacccaaccaccccaaacatcccacagcccccaattgagcccaacaccaccccagccacaaatgggcccagagttttggtccagttgggccacacaacaggcgcaacactatgcctgtctgaacacccacagcttgccagtctgccccttcatctgcctagactcagtcggaactcaggcagactga